The genomic region TATGGAGCCCACGACCGGGCTCGAACCGGTGAACCTCTTCCTTACCAAGGAAGTGCTCTACCTGCTGAGCTACGTGGGCTCAATGGGGTCCCCCCCAATAAAAATTTTAAGGTGGCTTGAAACTTTATGGAGCGGGAAACGGGATTCGAACCCGCGACCCTCAGCTTGGAAGGCTGACGCTCTAGCCAGCTGAGCTATTCCCGCTAAAAACAACCCCGTCCTATATGTAGGTGAAAAGAAATCTTCTGCCTTTCAACTCCTGACACCTTCCTGCCGACCGCTTAAAACTGACTGGTGGTGAGGGGAGGATTCGAACCTCCGAAGGCATTCACCGGCAGATTTACAGTCTGCTCCCTTTAACCACTCGGGAACCTCACCCATATATTTCAAGCACTTAAGACACCTGTCAAGCCACTTATATAATTAAAACCCCAGCTTAGAACCCCTCGTATCTGGAGCTGGCGATGGGACTCGAACCCGCAACATCCTGATTACAAATCAGGTGCTCTACCAGTTGAGCTACGCCAGCTTTTAGCTCGCCGTTCAGCAAACGGCCAAATATTCATTTTTATTCTATTTTACTTAATTTGTCAAGGGTAATAATCGATTTTGTTGGTTTTGTTAGGTTTTGTTTCCACTATTCACTCGCATAGGCAAGGTACGTATAACGAGGCCGGTGGAGCTGATTATTACCAAATCACTGGTTTATGGATCTTTGTTCCTGGGATTAGGATCAGGGAGTTGGGATACTGATAAAACCTCCTTTCGTATCCGTTTTATAAAATCAGCGTATCTAAGAAGCACTTTTGATCAATAATAGATATAAGTTCGTATCACAATGCGCCATAAAAAAGCAAGGGCCATTGAAGCGGCCCCACACCCTGGGTCGAAACCACAGGGGTAGTTTTCTTACTAGAAATAATTTTAATCCCTTATCGGCAGATGTCAAGAAAAAATTTAACAGGCCTCAATTGGTGTAATAAGGCCTGGAGGCCTGTCACTGTCTCCCTGGCCTGCGGGCGGAAGGGCACGAGCCGTAACATTTATTACAGGTGGTAAAACATAAAACATATATTAAAATTCTAGGAGTTATAAAAGCGGTTTGACCGACCGTTCAAGGCCTCCCCGCTGCCATCCTTGAACCACACGAATGATCGTTATTTTTGCAAAAAAGACACGTTGTGATAATATAAGCTAAGAGAGGTGTTCAATTCCCAGCCATAAAAGACAGATCGAGTCGGGTGAGGGCGCATCGTGAAGAAAAAGCACCGAATCGTTATTGCAGAAGATCACACTATGCTCAGAGAAGGACTGCTGACCATCCTAAATCTTCACGATGATTTTGTGGTCGTCGGAGAGGCGAAGGACGGCCTGGAAGCCATCCGAACCGTGGGAGAGTGGTCACCCGATCTTATTTTGATGGATCTCTCCATGCCCAAGATGAGCGGTCTGGACGCTATTGAGGAGATAAAGAAGCGATATCCTGAAACAAAGGTTCTGGCTTTAACGATTCATGAGGACGAGGAGTATGTCCTGGCCGCCCTTCAGGCCGGTGCAGACGGCTACCTGCTAAAAGACGCTTCCCACACTGAGCTTGCCACGGCCATAAGAACTGTTCTTTCTGGAAAGCCTTACTTATGTCCTGGTATTTCAAGCAAAGTAATTGAAGGATACCTGGAGGGGAGACGGAATGTAAAGTCGGCCTGGGACATACTCACTCAGCGTGAACGGGAGATTCTGACACTGATAGTCGAAGGGTACAGGAATAAGGAGATTGCCAACAGTTTATATATCAGCCCCAAGACCGTGGAAAAACATCGTTCCAACCTGATGAGAAAGTTGGATCTTCACAATACCTCTGCCTTAATATCCTTTGCCATAAAAAGAGGGCTGGTTGCCACCTAGGCCTTATTGAACCAGGCTTTGC from Deltaproteobacteria bacterium harbors:
- a CDS encoding response regulator transcription factor; its protein translation is MKKKHRIVIAEDHTMLREGLLTILNLHDDFVVVGEAKDGLEAIRTVGEWSPDLILMDLSMPKMSGLDAIEEIKKRYPETKVLALTIHEDEEYVLAALQAGADGYLLKDASHTELATAIRTVLSGKPYLCPGISSKVIEGYLEGRRNVKSAWDILTQREREILTLIVEGYRNKEIANSLYISPKTVEKHRSNLMRKLDLHNTSALISFAIKRGLVAT